In Malus sylvestris chromosome 15, drMalSylv7.2, whole genome shotgun sequence, a single genomic region encodes these proteins:
- the LOC126603684 gene encoding glutamate receptor 2.8-like, giving the protein MTMIKKNPSSILVLFISFCFLFPLSWSFNMAAMAAAENTTIPVNVGVVVDLNQTSQRGKMYLSCIQMALEDFYASHAHFKTRLVLNTRNSKKTVVGAASAALDLINNVEVQAILGPVTSMQASFVVNLGDRANVPIVSFSATSPSLTSLQSSYFFRIAQTDSHQVQAISAIVKNFAWRQVVPIYVDNTYGEGIIPLLTDALHEVGAHVPHRCVIPPSATDEQIGNELYKLMTMQTRVFIVHMLPKLCSKLFAKAKEIGMMSDGYVWIVTNGVANRLWSMHPVILNSMQGVLGVETYVRRTKELQEFKMRWKKQFQQDNPAIMEVDVDVFGLWAYDATFALALAVEEVGINASLGFRKGNSSFNSTDLNTFKVSQDGSQLAQALSSTSFKGIAGDFSLKDGQLQSSTFKIVNLNRYEVKTIAFWTPESGMVETLNSTNTSTPSFSRMFNFEDKIKWPGDPLFVPRGWEIPTKGKKLKIGVPVKLAFTEFVKVTKDSSTNKTDVTGFSIDVFKAAVELLPYDLHFELIPFAKPDGTSAGTYNDLVYEVYLQKFDAVVGDITIRANRSLYADFTMPYTESGVVMVVPITDTRSKSPWVFLKPLTWDLWLTTFCFFIFIGFVIWVLEHRINEDFRGSPSHQVGTSFFFSFSTMVFSNRERVVSNLGRFLMVIWVFVVLVLTQSYTANLASLLTVEQLRPTVTDIKDLLKNGDNVGYMKNSFVYELLKQVGFGESKLKAMKSMEDCAEALSKGSKSGGITAFVNETPNMKLFLAQHCSKCTMIGPIFRTDGFAFVFPRHSPLVPDISRAILNVTEGEGMKKIKSKWFAQEMDREDNSGTPSFSSGSLGLESFWGLFLIVGLTSILALVIFAASFLYNHRHILEHPNSRASRWRRIRAMIRIFNEKDLSSHKSSQQGDGIACGGDEVKASPNSNWLEDKDLGLYEGQQTPSTTGYSSPEIVPIIQLAILNEENKY; this is encoded by the exons ATGACCATGATCAAGAAGAACCCTAGCAGTATCCTCGTTCTTTTTATCTCTTTCTGCTTTCTCTTCCCCCTGTCATGGAGTTTCAATATGGCGGCCATGGCAGCTGCGGAAAACACAACGATCCCAGTGAATGTGGGTGTTGTTGTTGACCTCAATCAAACCAGTCAGAGAGGGAAGATGTATTTAAGTTGCATCCAAATGGCCCTCGAGGACTTCTATGCCTCTCATGCTCACTTCAAAACTAGGCTCGttttaaacactaggaactccAAAAAAACTGTTGTTGGTGCAGCTTCTgcag CTCTGGATCTGATAAACAATGTAGAAGTGCAAGCAATCCTTGGCCCAGTGACATCAATGCAGGCAAGCTTCGTTGTTAATCTTGGAGACCGAGCTAATGTGCCCATTGTATCATTTTCTGCAACAAGCCCTTCTCTGACTTCACTCCAAAGCTCTTACTTCTTCCGAATTGCACAAACCGACTCGCACCAAGTGCAAGCCATAAGTGCCATTGTTAAAAATTTCGCATGGAGACAAGTTGTGCCAATTTACGTAGACAATACGTACGGAGAAGGAATCATACCCCTTTTAACTGATGCATTACATGAGGTTGGTGCTCATGTCCCTCATCGGTGTGTCATTCCCCCATCAGCCACTGATGAACAAATTGGCAACGAGCTTTACAAGTTAATGACAATGCAAACTAGAGTCTTCATCGTGCACATGTTGCCCAAACTTTGCTCTAAGCTATTTGCCAAGGCAAAAGAAATTGGAATGATGAGTGATGGCTATGTTTGGATCGTGACCAACGGAGTAGCAAATCGTTTATGGTCTATGCATCCAGTCATCCTAAATTCAATGCAAGGAGTCTTAGGAGTTGAAACTTATGTTCGGAGAACAAAGGAGCTCCAAGAGTTCAAAATGCGGTGGAAAAAGCAAttccaacaagacaatccagCCATCATGGAAGTTGATGTAGATGTGTTTGGACTTTGGGCTTATGATGCCACTTTTGCTCTAGCCTTGGCAGTTGAAGAAGTTGGAATTAATGCAAGCTTGGGATTCCGAAAGGGGAATTCATCCTTCAATTCGACAGATCTTAATACTTTCAAGGTCTCTCAAGATGGATCACAACTTGCCCAAGCCTTATCTAGTACTTCATTCAAAGGCATAGCTGGTGACTTCAGTCTTAAAGATGGGCAACTTCAATCATCAACCTTTAAGATAGTTAATTTAAATCGTTACGAGGTAAAAACAATAGCATTTTGGACACCGGAAAGTGGAATGGTGGAAACATTGAATTCAACAAACACTAGTACACCTTCATTTTCGAGGATGTTTAATTTTGAAGATAAGATTAAATGGCCAGGAGATCCTCTCTTTGTTCCAAGGGGATGGGAGATCCCAACAAAAGGCAAGAAGTTGAAGATTGGAGTACCTGTGAAGCTTGCTTTTACTGAGTTTGTTAAGGTAACCAAGGATTCTAGCACTAACAAAACAGATGTCACTGGGTTTAGTATCGATGTCTTTAAGGCTGCAGTGGAACTGTTACCTTACGACCTTCATTTCGAGCTCATTCCCTTTGCAAAGCCGGATGGCACCAGTGCTGGCACTTACAACGATTTGGTCTATGAAGTATATCTTCAG AAATTTGATGCTGTGGTGGGAGATATAACAATTAGAGCAAATAGATCTTTATATGCGGACTTTACAATGCCATATACAGAATCCGGTGTAGTCATGGTTGTGCCAATCACCGACACCAGGAGCAAAAGTCCATGGGTTTTTTTAAAGCCTCTGACATGGGACCTATGGCTTACaactttttgtttcttcatcttcattggCTTCGTAATTTGGGTGCTTGAACATCGAATTAACGAAGATTTTCGGGGTTCTCCCTCACACCAAGTTGGCACaagctttttcttctctttctcaacCATGGTCTTTTCAAATA GGGAGAGAGTGGTTAGCAACTTGGGTAGATTCTTGATGGTTATATGGGTATTTGTTGTGCTAGTTTTGACACAAAGCTACACAGCTAATCTAGCATCGCTACTAACGGTTGAGCAGCTGCGGCCAACTGTCACGGATATAAAGGATCTTCTAAAGAATGGGGACAATGTCGGCTACATGAAGAATTCTTTCGTCTATGAACTTTTGAAACAAGTCGGTTTTGGTGAGTCCAAGCTTAAGGCTATGAAATCCATGGAAGATTGCGCTGAAGCTCTTTCCAAAGGGAGCAAAAGTGGTGGCATTACTGCTTTTGTTAATGAAACCCCCAACATGAAGCTTTTTCTTGCACAACATTGTTCCAAATGTACCATGATTGGTCCTATCTTCAGAACCGATGGTTTTGCCTTT GTGTTTCCAAGGCATTCTCCTCTTGTGCCTGATATTTCACGGGCGATCCTCAACGTGACAGAAGGAGAAGGgatgaagaaaattaaaagcAAATGGTTCGCTCAAGAAATGGATCGTGAAGATAACTCCGGTACACCAAGTTTTTCAAGCGGCAGTCTTGGCCTTGAAAGCTTTTGGGGCCTATTCCTCATTGTCGGTTTGACGTCAATTCTCGCGCTAGTCATCTTTGCAGCTTCATTCCTTTACAATCATAGGCATATATTGGAGCACCCTAATTCAAGAGCTTCAAGATGGAGAAGGATTCGAGCCATGATTAGAATTTTCAACGAAAAAGACCTCAGCTCCCACAAAAGCAGTCAACAAGGAGATGGAATTGCTTGTGGGGGAGATGAAGTTAAGGCATCACCTAATAGCAACTGGCTGGAAGATAAGGATTTGGGATTGTATGAAGGGCAACAAACTCCATCGACTACTGGCTATTCGTCTCCGGAGATAGTTCCAATAATTCAGCTTGCTATCCTTAATGaagaaaacaaatattaa